The Changchengzhania lutea genomic sequence ATATTATTACAGAAGCAGGTTTTGCACTAAGACAACCGGGTTGTTCGGCTTGTCTAGCAATGAATGATGATAAAGTCCCTGCTGGTAAATATGCTGTGAGTACCTCTAATAGAAACTTTGAAGGAAGACAAGGCCCAGGTTCTAGAACCTTGCTTGCTAGTCCCTTAGTAGCCGCCGCTGCTGCGGTAACAGGTGTGGTGACAGATCCAAGAGACTTACTTTGAAAATAGCTATTAGCTAAAACTTAATAATAAAATATGCCAATAGCCAAAAGCTAAAGGCCAAAAGCAAATTAAAAATGGCTTACGATAAATTTCATATCCTCACAAGTACAGCGGTGCCTCTACCTTTAGAAAATGTAGATACCGATCAAATTATTCCAGCACGTTTTCTTAAAGCGACAGAGCGTAAAAATTTTGGCGATAATTTATTCAGGGATTGGCGTTACAATCCTGATAATTCACCAAAAGAAAATTTCGTATTGAATAATCCAATATATAGTGGTAAAATTTTGGTAGGAGGAAAAAATTTCGGTTCAGGATCTTCGAGAGAACATGCCGCTTGGGCAGTGTATGATTATGGATTTCGTTGTGTGGTTTCCAGTTTTTTTGCAGATATTTTCCGAAATAACTGCTTAAATATTGGCGTATTACCAGTGCAGGTAACTGATGCGTTTTCTGAGAAAATATTTGAGGCCATTTATAATGATCCAAATACCGAAATTGAAATCAATCTACCTAATCAAACCATTACGATTCTATCTACTGGTGATCAAGAGAGTTTTGATATAAACACATATAAGAAAGATAATATGCTGAATGGTTTTGATGATATTGATTATTTACAAAATATTAAAGGCGATATAGAAACATTTGCAAGCAAGCTATTGCTATAATGACTTCAAAACATATTGAAATAATGGACACGACATTGCGCGATGGTGAGCAAACCTCGGGTGTGTCTTTTTCTGCTTCAGAAAAATTAACCATTGCCAAACTGCTATTAGAGGAATTAAAAGTTGACCGCATTGAAATTGCTTCAGCCAGAGTATCTGAAGGTGAATTTCAAGCAGTAAAGGGCATTACGAATTGGGCAACAGAAAATAATTATATCAATGCTATTGAAGTGTTGAGTTTTGTAGATAATGGCGTTTCAATAAAATGGATGGTAGATGCTGGGGCAAAAGTTCAAAATTTATTGACTAAAGGCTCATTAAATCATTTAACTCATCAGCTTAAAAAGACTCCAAATCAGCATTTTAAAGATATTTCAGAAGCTATTCATTTAGCGCAAGAAAGTAATATTGACACCAATATTTATTTGGAAGATTGGAGTAATGGCATGCGAAATTCTAAAGACTATGTTTTCGAATTTTTAGACTTTTTGTCTGGACAAGCTGTGAAGCGTATTATGCTTCCAGACACTTTAGGCATTATGACTCCTAAAGAGTCTTTTGAATTTGTTTCAGAAATAAAAAATAAACACTCTAGTTTGCATTTCGATTTCCATGCGCATAACGACTATGATCTTGGCGTTTCGAATGTTATGGAAGCATTAAAAGCCGGAGCAGATGGTTTACACTTAACCATCAATGGGATGGGTGAGCGTGCTGGAAATGCACCTATGGCTAGCACTATTGCGGTCATCAATGATTTTTTACCGCACCTTAAAATTGGTGTAAATGAAAAAATGCTCTATACCGTTAGTAAGTTGGTAGAGACGTTTTCTGGTGTTTTGATTCCAGCGAATAAACCTATTATTGGTGCCAATGTGTTTACTCAAACTGCTGGGATTCATGCAGATGGTGACAACAAAAAAAATCTATATTTTAGCGATTTATTACCCGAGCGATTCGGTAGAACCCGAAAATATGCTTTAGGAAAATCCTCTGGGAAGGCCAATATTCAAAAGAACTTGCAGGAACTCGGTTTGCAACTCAATGATGCCGACTTAAAAAAGGTCACTCAAAAAATTATTGATTTAGGCGATAAAAAACAGGTGGTTACCAAAGAGGATTTGCCCTATATTATTTCGGATGTTTTGGATAGAACTTATGAAGAAAAGGTAAAGGTTAACTCCTACGTACTTACACATTCAAAAGGATTAAAACCTTCTACTACTGTTTCCGTCTCAATCAATAATGAAATGTTTGAAGAACATGAGCAGGGTGATGGGCAGTTTGATGCTTTTATGAATGCCATTAGAAGTATTTTTATAACGAAAAATATGGTATTACCAGATTTAATCGACTATGCCGTTCGTATTCCTCCTGGCAGTCGTTCTGACGCCTTGTGCGAAACCATTATCACTTGGAAAAGTATAGAAAAAGAATTTAAAACCCGTGGCTTGGATTCCGATCAAACGGTATCTGCAATAAAGGCTACTGAGAAGATGTTAAATATTATAATAAACTAGATTACAAATAGATGAAATTAAAAATAGCACTTTTAGCAGGAGATGGTATTGGACCAGAAGTTATAGAACAAGCCGTTAAAGTTAGTGACGCCGTGGCTAAAAAATTTGGACATGAGATTACATGGACACCAGCCTTAACGGGTGCTGCAGCTATAGATGCCGTTGGTGCACCTTATCCGGATGAGACGCATGAGATATGCATGAATGCTGACGCTGTATTATTTGGAGCCATTGGTCACCCGAAATACGATAATGATCCTAGTGCCCAAGTGAGACCAGAACAAGGGCTTCTAAAAATGCGTAAAAAATTAGGCTTGTTTGCTAATATTAGGCCAACCTTTACGTTTCCTTCGTTAATTGATAAGTCACCTCTAAAAAGAGAGCGTATTGAAGGCACAGATTTGGTGTTTTTACGTGAATTAACTGGAGGAATTTACTTTGGGGAAAAGGGGAGGAGAGATAGTGGTGAAACGGCTTATGACAACTGTGTTTATACAAGAGCCGAAGTACAGCGTTTAGCTAAAAAAGGATTTGAATTAGCGATGACGCGTTCTAAAAAATTATGCTGTGTTGATAAAGCCAATGTTTTGGAAACCTCCAGACTATGGCGTGAAACGGTACAAGCGATGGAGAAAGATTATCCAGAAGTTGAAGTGAGTTACGAATTTGTTGATGCCGTGGCGATGCGCTTGGTACAATGGCCCAATAGCTATGATGTGTTAATTACTGAAAACCTTTTTGGAGATATTTTAACAGATGAAGCGTCTGTAATTTCGGGATCTATGGGTTTAATGCCATCGGCGTCTGTAGGAACAAATAATCAATTATTTGAACCCATTCATGGGTCGTATCCACAGGCAACAGGTTTAAACATAGCAAACCCTTTAGCAACCGTATTATCAGCAGCCATGATGTTTGAAACAGCATTCGATTTGAAGGAAGAAGGTCAGGTCATTCGGGATGTGGTTAATAAGTCCTTAGAAGCAGGCATGGTTACAGAAGATTTAGCTAACGGTGGAAAATCATACGGTACAAAAGAAGTCGGGGACTGGTTAGTCGATAATATATAAGTCTTAACGATTTCATTACCATGACTTTAAATGGATTTAGTACTTTTAACTAAATCCATTTTTTCGTTTTAATCAACCACCTTGCTATGAAAACCTTTAAAATTGCGCTTCCAATATTGTTATTTCTAATCACAATAAATTCTCAATCACAGGATATTTGGGACTTTACTTCAATTACTCCTACCACTCAAACTGACAGGTTTATTATTGCTTCCAGTCACACGTTTCAAAAGATATTAAAAGTTTATTCTCCTTGCTTGGAGAACTCTATAATAAGGACTATAATAGCTTAAGTGAAGTCGAGATCGATTTAAACACGTTTTCATCAGGCTTTTATATCGTAAGATTAAATGATGCGATATCACAAAAACCAGTGATTAATTAGGTGGCACATTGGCTTTAAAATTAGAACTGCTCGGCAGTTCGAAAATTTCCAAACCAAAATAGGGGAGTGCCGCAATAAGATGATCAAATATATCCGACATGATATATTCATAATTTTCCCAGCGTTTATCACTACTAAAGGCATAGATTTCCAAAGGAATGCCTTGATTGGTTGGTGCTAATTGCCGCGCCATGATCATCATATCTTTATTAATGGCAGAATGATTTTTTAAATAAGTATCAATATACTTTCTAAACACGCCCATATTGGTGAGGTTTCTTCCGTTGAGCAATAAGGATTTATCAATGGCATTGGCGTTGTTATAATCTAGAATATCAGACTGTCTGCTTTCTAAATAGCTTGAAATAAGCTGTATTCTTTTCAAATCATCGACAGCATCCTGAGTCAAATAGATGACACTGTCCTGTTTGATAAATAAGGCTCGTTTAATACGGCGACCATCTGAATCCATCATACCACGCCAATTCTTAAAGGAATCAGAAATCAAGGCATAGG encodes the following:
- the leuD gene encoding 3-isopropylmalate dehydratase small subunit gives rise to the protein MAYDKFHILTSTAVPLPLENVDTDQIIPARFLKATERKNFGDNLFRDWRYNPDNSPKENFVLNNPIYSGKILVGGKNFGSGSSREHAAWAVYDYGFRCVVSSFFADIFRNNCLNIGVLPVQVTDAFSEKIFEAIYNDPNTEIEINLPNQTITILSTGDQESFDINTYKKDNMLNGFDDIDYLQNIKGDIETFASKLLL
- the leuB gene encoding 3-isopropylmalate dehydrogenase, with protein sequence MKLKIALLAGDGIGPEVIEQAVKVSDAVAKKFGHEITWTPALTGAAAIDAVGAPYPDETHEICMNADAVLFGAIGHPKYDNDPSAQVRPEQGLLKMRKKLGLFANIRPTFTFPSLIDKSPLKRERIEGTDLVFLRELTGGIYFGEKGRRDSGETAYDNCVYTRAEVQRLAKKGFELAMTRSKKLCCVDKANVLETSRLWRETVQAMEKDYPEVEVSYEFVDAVAMRLVQWPNSYDVLITENLFGDILTDEASVISGSMGLMPSASVGTNNQLFEPIHGSYPQATGLNIANPLATVLSAAMMFETAFDLKEEGQVIRDVVNKSLEAGMVTEDLANGGKSYGTKEVGDWLVDNI
- a CDS encoding alpha-isopropylmalate synthase regulatory domain-containing protein translates to MTSKHIEIMDTTLRDGEQTSGVSFSASEKLTIAKLLLEELKVDRIEIASARVSEGEFQAVKGITNWATENNYINAIEVLSFVDNGVSIKWMVDAGAKVQNLLTKGSLNHLTHQLKKTPNQHFKDISEAIHLAQESNIDTNIYLEDWSNGMRNSKDYVFEFLDFLSGQAVKRIMLPDTLGIMTPKESFEFVSEIKNKHSSLHFDFHAHNDYDLGVSNVMEALKAGADGLHLTINGMGERAGNAPMASTIAVINDFLPHLKIGVNEKMLYTVSKLVETFSGVLIPANKPIIGANVFTQTAGIHADGDNKKNLYFSDLLPERFGRTRKYALGKSSGKANIQKNLQELGLQLNDADLKKVTQKIIDLGDKKQVVTKEDLPYIISDVLDRTYEEKVKVNSYVLTHSKGLKPSTTVSVSINNEMFEEHEQGDGQFDAFMNAIRSIFITKNMVLPDLIDYAVRIPPGSRSDALCETIITWKSIEKEFKTRGLDSDQTVSAIKATEKMLNIIIN